A genomic stretch from Falco biarmicus isolate bFalBia1 chromosome 17, bFalBia1.pri, whole genome shotgun sequence includes:
- the GNGT2 gene encoding guanine nucleotide-binding protein G(I)/G(S)/G(O) subunit gamma-T2, producing the protein MAQDMTEKELLKMELDQLKKEVKNERQMISKTGKELKEYIESMAGEDPLLKGVPEDKNPFKEKGGCTIS; encoded by the exons ATGGCTCAGGACATGACAGAGAAGGAGCTGCTGAAGATGGAGCTGGATCAGCTGAAGAAGGAGGTGAAGAACGAGAGGCAAATG ATCTCCAAGACAGGCAAAGAACTCAAGGAATACATTGAGTCCATGGCAGGTGAGGATCCGCTGCTGAAGGGAGTCCCTGAGGACAAGAACCCCTTTAAGGAGAAGGGTGGCTGTACGATAAGCTGA
- the ABI3 gene encoding ABI gene family member 3 yields the protein MSELEQLQQRDIPAGRQVLRDHHCNLHRVADYCESNYLQASDKRKALEETMALSTQSLASVTYQVSSLATAFLRLLDLQAAELRKVEADVSCVAQRVDMHKEKVSRREIGSLTVSRRFPSYQKIMPPPSPPCLEPYYRKPLNFSILDDIGHGIKDHSTQLSRTGTLARKGIKSTAQAVGTLGRSTRVPEPIQPPVVPQGKLSAASSTSSLISVSSSGAPAAPCEGIPVPPPLPSLLGPSPPAVAAILPPPPLPGDLPPPGDMDMPPPDLMPPARDDLETLPPPALPAFEDLAPLPPLAAEDPPWVPENYLEKVVALYPYAQQKDNELSFQPGALLFVTRRYSDGWCEGVMGEEVGFFPGNYVEPI from the exons ATGTcggagctggagcagctgcagcagcgtGACATCCCAGCAGGCCGGCAGGTCCTGCGCGACCACCACTGCAACCTCCACAGGGTCGCCGACTACTGCGAAAGCAACTACTTGCAG GCGAGTGACAAGCGGAAGGCGCTGGAGGAGACGATGGCGCTGAGCACGCAGTCCCTGGCCAGTGTGACCTACCAGGTCAGCAGCCTGGCCACCGCCTTCCTGCGGTTGCTGGACCTGCAGGCGGCCGAGCTGCGGAAGGTGGAGGCTGACGTCAGCTGCGTGGCCCAG AGGGTTGACATGCACAAGGAGAAGGTGTCTCGCCGGGAGATTGGCTCGTTAACTGTCAGCAGGAGGTTCCCGTCCTACCAGAAGATTatgcccccccccagcccaccctgcctgGAGCCCTACTACAGGAAACCCCTCAACTTCAGCATCCTGGATGACATTGGCCATGGCATAAAG GACCACAGCACCCAGCTGTCCCGCACGGGCACCCTGGCTCGGAAGGGGATCAAGTCGACAGCGCAAGCTGTGGGCACCCTGGG GAGAAGCACCCGCGTCCCTGAGCCCATCCAGCCACCCGTGGTTCCCCAGGGCAAACTCTCAGCAGCCTCCTCCACTTCCTCGCTGATATCCGTCAG ctcgAGCggagccccggcagcccccTGTGAAGGCATCCCTGTCCCACCAccgctcccctccctgctggggCCATCCCCACCGGCTGTGGCTGCCATCCTGCCGCCCCCACCTCTCCCTGGGGACCTGCCACCACCAGGCGACATGGACATGCCCCCACCAGACCTCATGCCCCCAG CCCGCGATGATCTCGAGACGCTGCCACCACCAGCTTTGCCTGCCTTTGAGGATTTGGCCCCCCTGCCACCACTTGCTGCAGAGGACCCCCCTTGGGTTCCGGAGAACTACCTGGAGAAAG TGGTGGCCCTCTACCCCTACGCACAGCAGAAGGACAACGAGCTCTCCTTCCAGCCTGGCGCCCTCCTCTTTGTCACACGACGCTACTCGGACGGCTGGTGCGAGGGCGTCATGGGTGAGGAAGTGGGTTTCTTCCCCGGCAATTACGTGGAGCCCATCTGA
- the PHOSPHO1 gene encoding phosphoethanolamine/phosphocholine phosphatase: protein MKRCCEGVGLPCLFKGVGMASPRPPKYLLVFDFDETIINENSDDSIVRAAPGQALPEHIRQTFREGFYNEYMQRVLAYMGDQGVKMGDFKTVYENIPLSPGMPDLFQFLSKNHELFEIILISDANMFGIECNLRAAGFYSLFRKIFSNPSSFDKRGYLTLGPYHSHKCLDCPANMCKRKILTEYLAERAQEEVEFERVLYVGDGANDFCPSVTLTSADVAFPRKGYPMHRMTQEMEKKQPGAFQATVIPWESAAEVTRYLQEVLKKKC, encoded by the exons atgaaaaggtgcTGTGAGGGCGTTGGGCTGCCATGCCTGTTTAAG GGTGTTGGTATGGCCAGCCCCCGGCCTCCTAAATACCTCCTCGTCTTTGATTTTGATGAGACCATCATCAATGAGAACAGCGATGACTCCATCGTCCGGGCGGCACCAGGGCAGGCGCTTCCAGAGCACATCCGACAGACCTTCCGCGAGGGCTTCTACAACGAGTACATGCAGCGCGTCCTGGCATACATGGGGGACCAGGGGGTCAAGATGGGGGACTTCAAGACTGTCTATGAGAACATCCCCCTGTCCCCCGGCATGCCGGACCTCTTCCAGTTCCTCTCCAAGAACCACGAGCTCTTTGAAATCATCCTCATCTCTGATGCCAACATGTTCGGCATCGAATGCAATCTGAGGGCAGCCGGTTTCTACTCCCTCTTCCGCAAGATCTTCAGCAATCCATCCAGCTTTGACAAGAGGGGATACCTCACCTTGGGGCCCTACCACAGCCACAAGTGCCTTGACTGCCCGGCCAACATGTGCAAACGCAAAATCCTGACAGAGTACCTGGCAGAGAGAGCCCAGGAGGAGGTGGAGTTCGAGAGGGTCTTGTACGTGGGGGATGGTGCCAATGACTTCTGCCCTTCCGTGACTCTGACTTCAGCTGACGTGGCTTTCCCGCGCAAGGGCTACCCCATGCACCGGATGACCCAGGAGATGGAGAAGAAGCAGCCTGGAGCCTTCCAGGCCACTGTCATCCCCTGGGAGTCAGCTGCAGAGGTCACCCGCTATCTCCAGGAGGTTCTCAAGAAGAAGTGTTGA